CTGGGGCCCGTCGCGAGGCTCCGGGATTAGCGAGTCGTGAATAAGCGAGTAGCGAATAGCGATGGGGGTGATTCGTTGAGGGGGAGGGTATGTGGAGGCTTTAATTTACGTCTAGGTAGAGAAGAGCGGATGGCTTCCAGATTCAGCGAATATCCTGCATCTGTAGCTCCTCGCTACAGACCATTCACCAATGCCCAACATGATGACACCATCGAATGCAGAGCCGGCGGATGACGATCCCGATGCACCTTCGTCGATCCGCGCGGTTCAGATGGAGAACAGGCTCATTGTATTTGCGGTCCGTGTCTGTACGCTTTCGGAAAGCCTACCTCAGACATTTTCCGGGCGGCATGTCGCGAGTCAACTGTTCCGGGCCGGGACAGCGCCTGCGGCGCAGTATGCCGAGGCTCAGGGCGCTGAATCCCGCCCCGATTTCATCCACAAACTCAAAATCGCCGTCAAAGAACTGCGCGAAACGCAGGTCTGGCTCAAGTTCATCACCCAGATGAA
This portion of the Rhodothermales bacterium genome encodes:
- a CDS encoding four helix bundle protein, whose translation is MMTPSNAEPADDDPDAPSSIRAVQMENRLIVFAVRVCTLSESLPQTFSGRHVASQLFRAGTAPAAQYAEAQGAESRPDFIHKLKIAVKELRETQVWLKFITQMNYPIDPNPEPIRKEADELISILVKSIQTAQRNHHARKPSAKHPPQSP